The Pseudorhodobacter turbinis genome contains a region encoding:
- a CDS encoding VPLPA-CTERM sorting domain-containing protein produces MNVKFLGASVTAAMLMTAVPALAATIMFDDFSGNQTVVSQAYPGATDSSTVAFGAGTRTLTVNNVSNNGNATAATTLEIQSGELSFSNNDRATGTGTLTYTSVGDISNGSNPYMLFRLGTLGFDHAANFTATAIDTLGNVSTYFEVLVSGVDPKLFLSAFAGSADFDNIATLSFEIDSSAVDGFGAVERVDGSITSIELSPVPLPASGLLLFGALGGAAAMRRRKARKAA; encoded by the coding sequence ATGAATGTTAAGTTTTTAGGAGCATCGGTCACTGCTGCAATGCTTATGACCGCCGTGCCGGCCCTCGCTGCAACTATTATGTTTGACGACTTCAGCGGAAATCAGACCGTGGTGTCTCAGGCTTATCCTGGTGCAACCGATTCGAGCACAGTTGCTTTTGGTGCAGGAACACGTACCCTGACCGTTAATAACGTTTCCAACAACGGCAACGCTACTGCGGCAACAACTCTCGAAATTCAAAGTGGCGAGCTGTCGTTTTCGAATAACGATCGGGCAACTGGTACGGGCACGCTGACCTATACATCGGTCGGTGATATCTCGAACGGTTCGAACCCTTATATGTTGTTCCGTCTTGGTACACTCGGTTTCGACCATGCCGCCAACTTTACAGCGACAGCAATCGACACGCTGGGTAACGTGAGCACATACTTCGAAGTTCTGGTGTCGGGCGTTGATCCGAAACTGTTCCTCTCTGCTTTCGCTGGTTCGGCTGATTTCGACAACATCGCAACGCTTTCGTTCGAAATCGACTCGAGCGCTGTAGACGGTTTTGGCGCAGTTGAGCGGGTTGATGGTTCGATCACTTCGATCGAATTGAGCCCAGTTCCATTGCCCGCTTCCGGCCTGTTGCTGTTTGGTGCTCTTGGTGGTGCTGCTGCTATGCGTCGCCGTAAGGCTCGTAAAGCAGCCTAA
- the brxL gene encoding BREX system Lon protease-like protein BrxL, producing MSDLDAKINEHFAGFVVRKDLVKAVKGNAIVPTYVLEYLLGQYCATDDEASIQTGIETVKEILRKHYVHRSEAGLIQSTIKEKGRYKVIDQVSVSLNEKTDSYEAVFDNLGIKKVAVDSGTVKAHPKLLVTGVWCIADVQYEFSEDARTSPWILESIKPIQIAKVDYDHYREVRSAFTTEEWIDILMQSIGFRPEAFGRRSKLLQLLRLIPFVERNYNLIELGPKGTGKSHIYSEFSPHGQLISGGEVSIPKLFVNNSNGRIGLVGYWDVVAFDEFAGREKTANKALVDIMKNYMANKSFSRGVNPMGAEASFSFVGNTDHNVPFMLKNSDLFEALPSQFHDSAFIDRLHAYLPGWEIDVIRGEMFTKGFGFIVNYLVEILRHLRSEDFSNRPDQFFQVSERISTRDRDAIYKTMSGMLKLIFPDGSQAEAEVEELLRLAMESRKRVKDQLARIDTTYPEVDFHYVGSDGAKRHVSTVEEDEYPQFYHLKPALDPKDQGNAAVAPPSAHLPSEDDERAMAPIASISPKPQPAPKLAEGHHVFAENRKGVSYDKLFGPYIDGASRIIVTDPYIRLFYQHRNMMEFVEMVIRRKPPEDQVKVHLVTGPDEGTISRQRELLESITTACTGTGVEFSWAFDTSGTAHARDIVTDTGWKMVLDRGLDIFQPPIKTEGFSLGDRLQEHRMLKNFYVTYVRLDPDVGGT from the coding sequence ATGAGTGATCTCGACGCCAAAATCAATGAACATTTTGCGGGCTTCGTGGTCCGGAAAGACCTCGTGAAAGCGGTCAAAGGCAATGCGATCGTGCCCACCTACGTGCTGGAATATCTTCTGGGCCAATACTGTGCGACCGATGATGAGGCGTCGATCCAGACTGGCATTGAGACGGTGAAGGAAATTTTGCGCAAGCATTATGTCCACCGCAGCGAAGCTGGGCTGATCCAGTCGACCATCAAGGAAAAGGGCCGTTACAAGGTTATCGATCAGGTCAGCGTCTCGCTGAACGAGAAGACCGACAGCTATGAGGCTGTGTTTGACAATCTGGGTATCAAGAAGGTTGCCGTCGACAGTGGCACGGTGAAGGCGCACCCCAAATTGCTCGTGACCGGGGTTTGGTGCATTGCAGACGTGCAATATGAGTTTTCGGAGGATGCCAGGACCTCACCGTGGATCCTCGAGTCGATCAAGCCGATCCAGATTGCGAAGGTGGATTATGACCATTACCGCGAGGTCAGGAGCGCCTTCACCACGGAGGAGTGGATTGACATTCTGATGCAAAGCATCGGCTTCAGGCCGGAAGCATTCGGTCGCCGCAGCAAGCTGCTGCAACTCCTGCGGCTTATCCCCTTCGTCGAGCGAAACTACAACCTGATTGAGCTGGGGCCCAAGGGGACGGGCAAGTCCCACATCTATTCAGAGTTCTCGCCCCATGGGCAGCTGATCTCGGGCGGGGAGGTCAGCATCCCGAAGCTTTTCGTGAATAACTCGAACGGGCGTATCGGCCTAGTAGGCTATTGGGACGTCGTGGCCTTTGACGAATTTGCCGGACGCGAGAAGACCGCGAACAAGGCGCTGGTCGACATCATGAAGAACTACATGGCCAACAAGTCCTTCTCGCGGGGTGTCAACCCGATGGGGGCAGAGGCCAGCTTCTCGTTTGTGGGCAATACCGACCACAATGTGCCCTTCATGCTGAAAAACAGCGACCTATTCGAGGCGCTACCAAGCCAGTTTCACGATTCAGCCTTCATCGACCGTCTGCACGCCTATTTGCCTGGTTGGGAGATCGACGTCATCCGCGGCGAGATGTTCACCAAGGGATTTGGCTTCATTGTGAACTATCTTGTCGAGATCCTGCGTCACCTACGGTCAGAAGATTTCTCGAACCGGCCGGACCAGTTTTTTCAGGTCAGCGAGAGGATTTCGACGCGAGACCGGGATGCGATTTACAAGACGATGTCGGGCATGCTGAAGCTGATCTTCCCTGATGGCAGTCAGGCCGAGGCTGAGGTCGAGGAACTGCTGCGCCTTGCCATGGAAAGCCGTAAACGGGTGAAGGATCAGCTCGCCCGGATCGACACTACTTACCCGGAAGTCGATTTTCATTACGTTGGCTCTGACGGTGCAAAGCGGCATGTTAGCACTGTCGAAGAAGATGAGTATCCGCAGTTCTATCACCTCAAGCCAGCTCTTGACCCAAAGGACCAAGGAAACGCCGCCGTTGCTCCGCCCAGCGCGCATCTGCCATCTGAAGACGACGAGCGCGCCATGGCACCAATTGCTTCGATTTCACCCAAACCTCAGCCTGCCCCAAAACTAGCTGAGGGCCACCATGTCTTTGCGGAAAACCGCAAGGGCGTCAGCTACGACAAGCTTTTTGGGCCCTACATTGATGGGGCCAGCCGCATCATCGTGACGGATCCGTATATTCGCCTGTTTTACCAGCACCGGAACATGATGGAATTCGTCGAGATGGTGATCCGCCGGAAACCCCCGGAGGATCAGGTCAAGGTTCACCTTGTGACGGGGCCGGACGAGGGCACCATCTCCCGCCAGCGCGAGTTGCTCGAGTCAATCACTACGGCCTGCACAGGCACCGGTGTAGAGTTCAGCTGGGCTTTCGATACGTCTGGCACAGCCCATGCCCGCGACATTGTCACCGATACTGGCTGGAAGATGGTGCTGGATCGGGGGCTCGATATTTTTCAACCACCTATCAAGACAGAGGGGTTTTCACTGGGCGATCGGTTGCAAGAGCACCGCATGCTCAAGAATTTCTATGTGACCTATGTGCGCTTAGACCCTGATGTGGGGGGCACATGA
- a CDS encoding PglZ domain-containing protein produces the protein MDAIGDDLKTEEQLPEAAEDAIEDLTKLVRKLTSANFSNILITADHGFLYQHRVLDESDFAIADPQGAEILFRNRRFVIGRGLSATAGMKHFTAKGLGLSGDLEVLIPNSINRMRVKGAGSRFVHGGAALQEVVIPVIRVGKQREADVGHVEVQIFVTGRSLISSGQTAVTLYQVQPVSEKMRPRELLAGIYATDGTLISDEYTLLFDFRSENAREREMPRKFLLSRDADRFNDQDVILKLRERVGKTSHYQDYASHRFQLRRGITTDFDF, from the coding sequence ATCGACGCGATCGGCGATGATCTGAAAACCGAGGAGCAGTTGCCCGAGGCGGCAGAGGACGCAATCGAGGATCTGACCAAGCTTGTGCGCAAGCTGACCTCAGCCAATTTCTCCAACATCCTGATAACAGCGGACCACGGGTTCCTGTATCAGCACCGCGTGCTTGATGAGAGCGATTTCGCGATTGCCGATCCGCAGGGGGCTGAGATCCTCTTTCGGAATCGCCGCTTCGTCATCGGTCGCGGGCTCAGCGCGACCGCTGGAATGAAGCACTTCACAGCCAAAGGGCTTGGTCTGTCCGGCGATCTGGAGGTTTTGATCCCGAACTCGATCAACCGAATGCGGGTGAAAGGCGCTGGCAGCCGCTTTGTTCATGGCGGGGCTGCGCTCCAGGAAGTTGTCATTCCCGTCATCCGGGTCGGCAAGCAGCGCGAGGCCGATGTTGGCCATGTCGAGGTACAGATTTTCGTGACGGGTCGCAGCCTGATCTCTTCAGGCCAGACAGCGGTGACGCTCTATCAGGTTCAGCCGGTATCCGAGAAGATGCGGCCTCGTGAATTGCTGGCCGGCATTTATGCGACCGACGGCACACTGATTTCGGATGAGTACACGCTTCTCTTCGATTTTCGGTCGGAGAACGCCCGCGAACGCGAGATGCCGCGCAAGTTTCTGCTGTCGCGGGATGCCGACCGTTTCAACGATCAGGATGTCATCCTGAAACTGCGCGAACGCGTCGGAAAGACCAGCCATTATCAGGACTATGCCAGTCACCGCTTTCAGCTGCGGCGTGGCATCACCACTGACTTTGATTTCTAA
- the alaS gene encoding alanine--tRNA ligase: protein MPSLNDIRSTFLNYFDRNGHRIVESSPLVPRNDPTLMFANSGMVQFKNCFTGVEQRDYVRATSAQKCVRAGGKHNDLDNVGYTARHHTFFEMLGNFSFGDYFKSEAIPFAWELLTREFGIPKENLLVTVYHTDDEAADMWKKVAGLTDDRIIRIATDDNFWRMGPTGPCGPCTEIFFDHGDKIWGGPPGSADEDGDRFIEIWNLVFMQNEQHADGSLTPLPKQSIDTGMGLERIGALLQGKHDNYDTDLMRSLIEASAHATSTDPDGPGKMHHRVIADHLRSTSFLIADGVMPSNEGRGYVLRRIMRRAMRHANQLGTQDPVMHRLVPALVRQMGAAYPELSRAQALVEETLRLEETRFRQTLDRGLKLLDDELSKIPEGSDLPGTAAFKLYDTFGFPLDLTQDALREKGRAVDTEGFDAAMAEQKAKARASWSGSGETKDAAIWFDLAETHGATEFLGYDTETAEGQVLAVVAEGAEVAKATTGQSVQIILNQTPFYAESGGQVGDEGVLRTATGNARITDTKKSQGLFIHMAEVTEGEVATSQGATLTVDHARRAAIRANHSATHLLHEALRRALGDHVAQRGSLNAPDRLRFDFSHGQAVSAAELAQVEAEVNSYIRQNTPVDTRIMTPDDARALGAQALFGEKYGDEVRVVSMGALDGSGKGADGRTYSLELCGGTHVGRLGEIGLFVLLGDSASSAGVRRIEALTGEGALAYLKEQMGNLAEVSAVLKATPAELATRAKALLDDRRKLENEVAQLRRELAMGGSASGPEAKEINGIKLISQVLTGVSGKDLPGLIDEMKARLGSGAVVLIADTGAKPAVAAGVTADLTDRLSAVELVKAAAIALGGKGGGGRPDMAQAGGVDIGSADAAISAIESILEGK, encoded by the coding sequence ATGCCATCGCTAAACGATATCCGCTCTACCTTTCTGAATTATTTCGACCGCAATGGTCACCGGATCGTGGAAAGCAGCCCTTTGGTGCCGCGAAATGACCCGACCTTGATGTTTGCTAACTCTGGCATGGTTCAGTTTAAGAACTGTTTCACGGGGGTAGAGCAGCGTGATTATGTGCGCGCAACTTCGGCACAAAAATGCGTGCGGGCGGGCGGCAAGCACAACGATCTGGACAATGTCGGCTATACGGCACGCCACCACACCTTTTTTGAAATGCTGGGGAATTTCAGTTTTGGGGATTACTTCAAGTCCGAGGCAATCCCCTTTGCTTGGGAATTGCTGACACGTGAGTTTGGGATCCCGAAAGAAAATCTCTTGGTTACGGTGTATCACACCGATGATGAAGCTGCAGATATGTGGAAGAAGGTTGCGGGCCTGACTGATGACCGCATCATTCGTATTGCAACCGATGATAACTTTTGGCGGATGGGGCCGACCGGCCCTTGCGGCCCTTGCACCGAGATTTTCTTTGACCACGGTGACAAGATCTGGGGCGGCCCTCCGGGATCGGCAGATGAAGATGGCGACCGATTTATCGAGATCTGGAACCTCGTTTTCATGCAGAACGAGCAGCATGCCGATGGCTCTCTGACGCCGCTTCCCAAGCAAAGCATTGATACCGGCATGGGGTTGGAGCGGATTGGCGCCCTGCTTCAGGGCAAGCACGACAACTATGATACCGACCTGATGCGCAGCCTGATCGAGGCCTCCGCCCATGCCACGAGCACCGATCCCGATGGGCCCGGCAAAATGCACCACCGCGTGATTGCCGACCACCTGCGGTCGACGTCGTTCTTGATTGCCGATGGTGTGATGCCATCCAACGAAGGTCGCGGCTATGTTTTGCGCCGGATTATGCGGCGTGCGATGCGCCATGCAAATCAGTTGGGCACGCAAGATCCGGTTATGCACCGTTTGGTCCCGGCTTTGGTGCGCCAGATGGGGGCGGCTTACCCTGAGCTTTCCCGCGCCCAAGCGTTGGTTGAGGAAACCTTGCGACTGGAGGAAACGCGCTTTCGCCAAACCCTCGATCGTGGGTTAAAGCTGCTGGATGATGAACTTTCCAAGATTCCCGAGGGCTCGGATTTGCCGGGTACTGCGGCGTTCAAGCTTTATGACACCTTTGGCTTTCCGCTGGATCTGACGCAGGATGCGCTGCGTGAAAAGGGCCGCGCGGTAGATACAGAAGGTTTTGACGCGGCGATGGCCGAGCAAAAAGCAAAGGCGCGGGCAAGCTGGTCCGGCTCTGGTGAGACCAAGGATGCGGCGATCTGGTTCGATCTGGCCGAGACCCACGGCGCGACTGAATTTCTGGGCTATGACACCGAAACCGCCGAGGGGCAGGTCTTGGCCGTGGTTGCCGAAGGCGCAGAGGTTGCAAAAGCGACGACAGGCCAATCGGTTCAGATCATCTTGAACCAGACACCATTTTACGCGGAATCGGGTGGTCAGGTCGGGGATGAGGGCGTTTTGCGCACGGCAACGGGCAATGCACGGATCACCGATACTAAAAAGAGCCAGGGCCTGTTTATCCATATGGCCGAAGTGACAGAGGGCGAGGTCGCCACCAGTCAGGGTGCCACTTTGACGGTCGATCATGCCCGCCGTGCGGCTATTCGCGCCAATCACTCAGCCACGCACCTTTTGCATGAGGCCTTGCGCCGTGCTTTGGGCGATCATGTGGCCCAGCGTGGCTCGTTGAATGCGCCGGACCGCTTGCGCTTTGACTTCAGCCACGGGCAAGCGGTCTCGGCCGCAGAGCTTGCGCAGGTAGAGGCCGAAGTGAACAGCTATATCCGCCAGAATACACCGGTGGATACACGGATCATGACGCCGGATGATGCCCGTGCCTTGGGGGCGCAGGCGCTCTTTGGCGAAAAATACGGCGATGAGGTGCGCGTGGTTTCCATGGGCGCGCTTGACGGATCTGGCAAGGGCGCAGATGGGCGGACCTATTCGTTGGAGCTTTGCGGTGGTACGCATGTTGGTCGGCTGGGTGAGATCGGGTTGTTTGTGTTGCTGGGCGATAGTGCTTCCTCGGCCGGGGTGCGCCGGATCGAGGCACTGACGGGGGAGGGGGCTTTGGCCTACCTCAAGGAGCAGATGGGTAATCTGGCTGAGGTCTCGGCGGTGTTGAAAGCGACACCAGCCGAGCTTGCGACCCGTGCCAAAGCCTTGCTGGACGATCGCCGCAAGCTGGAAAACGAAGTGGCGCAGCTGCGCCGTGAACTGGCGATGGGTGGCAGTGCTTCAGGGCCAGAAGCGAAAGAAATCAACGGGATAAAGCTGATTTCTCAGGTTTTGACGGGGGTTTCCGGTAAGGACCTTCCGGGGTTGATTGATGAGATGAAGGCGCGCCTTGGCTCTGGTGCGGTGGTGCTGATTGCCGATACCGGTGCCAAGCCTGCGGTTGCAGCCGGTGTGACCGCTGACTTGACGGATAGGCTCTCGGCGGTTGAGCTGGTCAAGGCTGCGGCGATTGCCCTTGGCGGCAAAGGCGGCGGCGGGCGCCCAGATATGGCGCAGGCAGGGGGCGTTGATATTGGCAGTGCGGATGCTGCGATTTCTGCGATTGAGTCTATTTTGGAGGGGAAATAA
- a CDS encoding class II glutamine amidotransferase — MCRWAAYIGKPIFLEEVVSRPRHSLIHQSQCATECKSAINADGFGLAWYDEREEPGQYRDVSPAWSDCNLKSIVQQVRSGLFLGHVRASTGTATSRNNCHPFTFKQWSFMHNGQVGGFEHFRRCGDMMIPDEYYADRRGATDSEALFLVALSEGLDADPCAALERATARFEALSRARGTAPHIRMTVAFSDGQKLYAVRYATDDKAPTLYHRWSQTHQGRAVVSEPLETDEEDWLLVPAGTFCTFDGEQVSMKPFVPQQEAIAA; from the coding sequence ATGTGCCGTTGGGCAGCCTATATTGGCAAACCAATTTTTCTGGAGGAGGTGGTCAGCCGCCCCCGCCATTCGCTCATCCACCAAAGCCAATGCGCGACCGAGTGCAAATCGGCGATCAATGCCGACGGCTTTGGCCTTGCATGGTATGATGAGCGTGAGGAACCCGGGCAGTACCGTGATGTCTCGCCCGCGTGGTCCGATTGCAATTTGAAAAGCATCGTTCAGCAGGTGCGCTCCGGACTGTTTCTGGGCCACGTGCGTGCCTCAACAGGAACGGCGACCAGCCGCAACAACTGCCATCCGTTCACCTTCAAGCAATGGTCCTTCATGCACAACGGCCAGGTCGGAGGGTTTGAACATTTCCGCCGCTGTGGCGATATGATGATTCCTGATGAATATTACGCCGACCGGCGCGGCGCGACCGATAGTGAGGCACTGTTCTTAGTTGCACTTTCCGAAGGGCTTGATGCCGATCCCTGTGCGGCGCTGGAACGCGCAACCGCGCGGTTTGAGGCATTGAGCAGGGCGCGTGGCACTGCTCCGCATATTCGGATGACGGTGGCCTTTTCCGACGGTCAAAAGCTATATGCCGTCCGCTACGCAACCGATGACAAGGCCCCGACACTCTATCACCGCTGGTCTCAAACCCATCAAGGGCGCGCTGTGGTGTCGGAGCCACTTGAGACGGATGAAGAAGATTGGCTTTTGGTGCCGGCGGGCACGTTTTGCACCTTTGATGGTGAGCAGGTCTCGATGAAGCCTTTTGTACCGCAGCAGGAAGCCATCGCTGCCTAA
- a CDS encoding DUF1330 domain-containing protein, producing MPTALWIAHVEVTDPEAYGKYAALAGPAIAAHGGVFLARAGRYVQLEGNDRPRNVVARFPSLEAGVECYHSAAYQAAMAHAKGASTRDLMIVEESE from the coding sequence ATGCCGACAGCTTTGTGGATTGCCCATGTAGAGGTCACTGATCCGGAGGCTTATGGGAAATACGCAGCCCTTGCGGGGCCTGCGATTGCGGCCCATGGCGGCGTTTTTTTGGCGCGTGCCGGGCGGTATGTGCAGTTGGAAGGCAATGACCGGCCGCGCAACGTCGTTGCCCGCTTTCCAAGCCTTGAGGCGGGGGTCGAATGCTATCACTCGGCGGCGTATCAGGCAGCAATGGCACATGCCAAGGGAGCCAGTACTCGCGATTTGATGATTGTGGAGGAATCCGAGTAA
- a CDS encoding aminotransferase class III-fold pyridoxal phosphate-dependent enzyme — MSALNPARASLLKMFALDAKIVSGSGFTLVDEDGRSYLDFLSQYGALPFGHNPPALWDALDAARAEQMPSLVQPLRPVEAERLAERLAEITPGDLAITTLANSGAETVEAAIKLARLRSGRQGILSTHNGFHGKTLGALSATGKPLYQEGFSAPAPGFDYVPFGDLDALRERLETAGDNIAAFIVEPIQGEGGVICPPHGYIDAAITICRSHGVLFILDEIQTGLGRTGALFACSDGDEVPDMLLLAKALGGGMMSIGACIVRPSAWDDRFGQRHSSTFANNNLACRVANATLDMLLEDDQALIRQVATNGTYLRGRLEALQERYPGVIREVRGRGYMLGLEFHRFDERTDSATMAFSSINGGVIPLISSYLFNVQGLLTAPLFNETHVMRLQPTLILGQLEIDRAIDALDAVCGILASQDYYSLVRHLVATPIAEKIASGSVAEDAAHCLPSNLPQTGSFGFLVHYTEEEDVYRSDASFRQFSDAEFANWCAWVKQLGPGFARRMPKVTSKTGATAEGWIMSVPMLPSDMRGSGRHEATRMIKSAVDLAVHEGLTRVGLGAFTSIVTRGGETATGRGGRITSGNTLTTISAVKGIENVASRAGLPLEDAHVVVIGAAGAIGRLASMMLARRVGRVTLVGNEANPFTPKLMSNVADETYELLMDLPVDSGLETGEAVSRVKNIASRLGLGKDRKGIANRFSAAFKALGQQPPIEFTASLQTALLDADIVLVATSSEKSLIDPLTLPRGTLVCDIARPPNVSDAIMPDQTALVFDGGLIQPPFDVDLGAFQTLPKNLCWGCLGETMLLALAREDRDYSIGSRLSIADADRLSLLADLHGFAPAPTQWYGRHVSAEDIENFARHVAAKRAESVSHGLSELGA; from the coding sequence ATGTCAGCTTTGAACCCGGCACGTGCTTCGTTATTGAAGATGTTTGCGCTTGATGCAAAGATTGTCAGCGGCTCGGGATTCACTCTTGTGGATGAGGATGGGCGATCGTATCTCGATTTTCTCTCGCAATATGGTGCGTTGCCATTTGGCCATAATCCGCCAGCCTTGTGGGATGCGCTGGATGCAGCGCGGGCTGAGCAAATGCCCTCATTGGTGCAGCCTCTGCGGCCGGTCGAGGCGGAACGTCTGGCAGAGCGGTTGGCCGAAATAACGCCAGGGGATCTGGCGATTACTACCCTTGCAAATAGCGGTGCTGAAACCGTCGAGGCGGCCATAAAGCTGGCACGACTGCGGTCTGGTCGTCAGGGAATTCTATCAACTCACAATGGTTTTCATGGCAAGACGCTTGGGGCGCTTTCGGCAACAGGTAAGCCTCTGTACCAAGAAGGTTTCTCGGCACCTGCTCCGGGGTTTGATTATGTTCCCTTTGGCGACCTTGATGCATTGAGGGAACGTTTGGAAACTGCGGGCGACAATATTGCAGCGTTTATTGTCGAACCGATTCAAGGGGAAGGCGGCGTTATTTGCCCGCCGCACGGTTACATTGACGCTGCGATCACTATTTGCCGCAGTCACGGTGTGCTTTTCATCCTCGACGAAATCCAAACCGGATTGGGTCGGACCGGTGCGCTCTTTGCGTGTTCCGACGGTGACGAAGTGCCCGATATGTTGCTGCTGGCCAAGGCTCTTGGTGGTGGGATGATGTCGATCGGTGCTTGTATTGTACGCCCATCTGCTTGGGATGACAGGTTTGGACAGCGCCACAGTTCCACTTTTGCCAACAATAACCTTGCATGTCGGGTCGCAAACGCGACGCTTGATATGCTGCTGGAGGATGATCAGGCACTTATCCGTCAGGTCGCGACGAATGGAACCTATCTGCGCGGACGGTTGGAAGCGTTACAGGAGCGATATCCCGGGGTCATCAGGGAAGTGCGTGGACGTGGCTACATGTTGGGGCTGGAATTCCACCGTTTCGATGAGCGGACCGATTCAGCGACGATGGCTTTTTCAAGTATCAACGGTGGCGTGATTCCCCTGATCAGCTCTTACCTGTTTAATGTTCAGGGGCTTTTAACCGCGCCGTTGTTTAACGAAACCCACGTGATGCGCTTGCAGCCAACCCTGATTCTGGGACAACTAGAGATTGACCGTGCAATTGACGCGCTAGACGCGGTTTGCGGGATCCTTGCCTCGCAAGACTACTACTCTCTTGTTCGCCATCTCGTCGCAACGCCGATTGCCGAAAAAATAGCCTCCGGCAGTGTGGCGGAGGATGCGGCACACTGCCTGCCATCAAATTTGCCACAGACTGGGAGCTTCGGTTTTTTGGTTCATTACACCGAAGAGGAAGATGTGTACCGCTCTGACGCATCCTTTCGACAATTTAGCGATGCAGAATTCGCGAATTGGTGTGCTTGGGTGAAGCAATTGGGCCCTGGATTCGCCCGCCGCATGCCCAAAGTCACTTCGAAGACGGGGGCGACAGCGGAAGGTTGGATCATGTCGGTTCCGATGCTGCCTTCTGATATGCGCGGCTCAGGTCGTCATGAGGCAACGCGCATGATTAAAAGCGCCGTTGATCTTGCTGTCCATGAGGGGCTTACCCGTGTTGGGCTCGGGGCTTTTACGTCCATCGTTACCCGGGGTGGTGAAACGGCAACTGGCCGGGGGGGGCGGATTACCAGTGGGAATACTCTGACCACTATCTCTGCGGTTAAGGGGATTGAGAACGTGGCCTCCCGTGCGGGTCTACCGCTTGAAGACGCCCACGTTGTCGTAATTGGAGCCGCCGGTGCGATTGGTCGTTTGGCATCTATGATGCTTGCCCGTCGCGTGGGGCGCGTGACCCTTGTCGGCAATGAGGCAAACCCTTTCACCCCTAAGCTTATGTCGAATGTGGCAGACGAGACCTATGAATTGCTAATGGATCTGCCGGTTGATTCGGGACTGGAAACAGGCGAGGCGGTTTCCAGAGTAAAGAATATCGCAAGTCGGCTGGGCCTTGGAAAAGATCGCAAAGGTATCGCAAATCGGTTCTCTGCGGCGTTTAAAGCGTTGGGGCAGCAACCACCTATTGAATTTACGGCTTCTCTTCAAACAGCGCTGTTGGATGCCGATATTGTTCTGGTTGCCACCAGTTCCGAGAAGTCTTTAATCGATCCATTGACACTACCCCGCGGTACATTGGTTTGCGATATCGCGCGCCCACCGAACGTTTCTGATGCTATAATGCCTGACCAGACAGCGCTTGTTTTTGACGGTGGCCTTATTCAACCACCTTTCGATGTTGATCTTGGCGCATTTCAAACCTTGCCAAAAAATCTGTGTTGGGGGTGTTTGGGGGAAACCATGCTTCTAGCATTGGCACGGGAAGATCGTGACTACAGTATCGGCTCGCGCCTCTCGATTGCAGATGCAGACCGGCTATCCCTTTTGGCTGATTTGCACGGTTTTGCCCCCGCACCTACACAATGGTACGGGCGTCACGTCAGCGCCGAGGACATTGAAAACTTCGCGCGTCATGTCGCTGCTAAACGCGCCGAGAGTGTTTCCCATGGACTATCGGAGCTGGGGGCTTGA
- a CDS encoding IS3 family transposase, whose protein sequence is MAYFPQSGFSAGRHLVRRLMNLMGLQTIYKGPNASKKHPQHRIYPYLLRKLAITQPNQVWCGDITYIPVKNGFLYLVAIMDWATRKVLTWQLSNTLDASFCVEALEEAIARYGKPEIMNTGQGSQYTGTGWITTLTKAEIKISMPLGILRCNTLTVIDGRGRYLDNIFIERLWRSLKQEAVYLHEITDGFQAKRIIDNWIEFYNSERPHTALDKRTPNIA, encoded by the coding sequence GTGGCTTATTTTCCTCAGTCGGGGTTCTCTGCTGGGCGGCATCTTGTTCGTCGCCTGATGAACCTCATGGGGTTGCAGACCATCTATAAGGGGCCGAACGCCAGCAAAAAGCATCCTCAACATCGGATCTATCCTTATCTGTTGAGAAAGCTCGCTATCACGCAGCCCAATCAAGTTTGGTGCGGCGACATTACCTACATTCCGGTCAAGAACGGCTTTCTGTATCTGGTGGCGATTATGGACTGGGCGACCCGCAAGGTTTTGACCTGGCAGCTTTCCAATACGCTCGATGCCAGCTTTTGTGTTGAGGCGTTGGAGGAGGCAATCGCCCGATATGGCAAACCAGAGATAATGAATACGGGCCAGGGCAGCCAATACACAGGCACGGGCTGGATCACGACTTTGACCAAGGCTGAAATTAAAATCTCGATGCCTCTCGGGATATTGCGATGCAATACCCTGACGGTAATAGATGGGCGGGGCCGCTACTTGGACAACATCTTCATCGAACGGCTGTGGCGGTCGCTGAAACAGGAGGCCGTCTATCTGCATGAAATCACCGACGGTTTCCAAGCGAAACGGATCATCGATAACTGGATTGAGTTCTACAACTCAGAGCGCCCTCACACGGCCCTTGATAAGCGCACTCCGAACATCGCATAA